Within Ipomoea triloba cultivar NCNSP0323 chromosome 9, ASM357664v1, the genomic segment TTAAATTTGTGTTACTCTCGGACCTGCGAAGTGGGAAATCCCTCTCTTTTACGAATTACTCCCAGAATTACTATGCAAATCACattttatattcacaagttTGGGACGGGATTTCGGACTTCGCTGGTTTATGACTCTATGAGTAAAGAGATACCAGTATGGAAATTATTGAATTGCCTGTCTATTTAATACCAAATGGACGGAATAATAAATAgaaagactaaattgagcaaaaaaacacaaaagtcaGAGACTATATTGAGTCACCAAAATCGTTTAggatgaaattgagaaaaaagatTATAGTCGAGGATCATTTAGAGTATTAACTCAAATTTCTTATAAAAATAGTGGGACTGTgtcacatttttatttaaaatcatactatttttaaatttaatttttaacatttaataatattttaacgtaatttctaaatatataaattttatataataataataatataaatttaatattatcaaaatttgaattataaataacccgcacataaaataaaataggatagaGTGGATATAAATTCTGATAACAAATAGtagcatttttttaataaaataatacaggAACAAAAAAAACCTGCAGAGGAGCCCACAAGGACAATACGATTAGCGGATAGGTTGGAGGTGGCCCATTTGCAGACGGAAACGACGTCGTTGACCTCAGCAGATCCGGTGAGGGAAGCACGGCCGGTGGATCTGCCGGCGCCGCGGGTGTCGAAGGTGATAGCTGTGAGTCCTCGATCGGCAAGACCACGGGCCATCCCCTTCATAAGTCCCTGACACCCACCTAACACTGAATAAGGATGCACCAGCACCACCACCACACTATCACCACCCTTATGTTCGCCGGCGGCTGGTCGGAAAATCCGGGCGTCGAGAGTCACACCATCACTGCACTCGATTTTAGAAAACTCAGTGCTACTTGTTGTTTCAGACATTTTTGGAGAGACTGACTGATTATAGTTGTCGTGGAGAGTAGAGAGTAGAGGGGAAggatttttattatataaattatacggagtaattaatcaGCAGCGCTGTGATGGGGCACCTATAACATCTACTCATAATGATAAAGGAGTTGGTTGGGGAGTCGTTGCACTACATACATAACATAATCCCTTAAACTGGATAAATTTTGTCTCAACTCTCATCTTTTATAAAATGCTGAGTTGATTGTTAATTTAGGCTATTGCATcttccaaatatttttttaagtataGCCATGGTAATTCATTATAATAAATACTACTCCCTCCAtcacattttatgtgtctggtttggttaacgaggcttgactgaaattatttttaactcaattttttcataatatcaaatttagcattaatatacaaaatttatatatttagaaattacactaagttttcaaaaaaaaaaaaaaaNNNNNNNNNNNNNNNNNNNNNNNNNNNNNNNNNNNNNNNNNNNNNNNNNNNNNNNNNNNNNNNNNNNNNNNNNNNNNNNNNNNNNNNNNNNNNNNNNNNNNNNNNNNNNNNNNNNNNNNNNNNNNNNNNNNNNNNNNNNNNNNNNNNNNNNNNNNNNNNNNNNNNNNNNNNNNNNNNNNNNNNNNNNNNNNNNNNNNNNNNNNNNNNNNNNNNNNNNNNNNNNNNNNNNNNNNNNNNNNNNNNNNNNNNNNNNNNNNNNNNNNNNNNNNNNNNNNNNNNNNNNNNNNNNNNNNNNNNNNNNNNNNNNNNNNNNNNNNNNNNNNNNNNNNNNNNNNNNNNNNNNNNNNNNNNNNNNNNNNNNNNNNNNNNNNNNNNNNNNNNNNNNNNNNNNNNNNNNNNNNNNNNNNNNNNNNNNNNNNNNNNNNNNNNNNNNNNNNNNNNNNNNNNNNNNNNNNNNNNNNNNNNNNNNNNNNNNNNNNNNNNNNNNNNNNNNNNNNNNNNNNNNNNNNNNNNNNNNNNNNNNNNNNNNNNNNNNNNNNNNNNNNNNNNNNNNNNNNNNNNNNNNNNNNNNNNNNNNNNNNNNNNNNNNNNNNNNNNNNNNNNNNNNNNNNNNNNNNNNNNNNNNNNNNNNNNNNNNNNNNNNNNNNNNNNNNNNNNNNNNNNNNNNNNNNNNNNNNNNNNNNNNNNNNNNNNNNNNNNNNNNNNNNNNNNNNNNNNNNNNNNNNNNNNNNNNNNNNNNNNNNNNNNNNNNNNNNNNNNNNNNNNNNNNNNNNNNNNNNNNNNNNNNNNNNNNNNNNNNNNNNNNNNNNNNNNNNNNNNNNNNNNNNNNNNNNNNNNNNNNNNNNNNNNNNNNNNNNNNNNNNNNNNNNNNNNNNNNNNNNNNNNNNNNNNNNNNNNNNNNNNNNNNNNNNNNNNNNNNNNNNNNNNNNNNNNNNNNNNNNNNNNNNNNNNNNNNNNNNNNNNNNNNNNNNNNNNNNNNNNNNNNNNNNNNNNNNNNNNNNNNNNNNNNNNNNNNNNNNNNNNNNNNNNNNNNNNNNNNNNNNNNNNNNNNNNNNNNNNNNNNNNNNNNNNNNNNNNNNNNNNNNNNNNNNNNNNNNNNNNNNNNNNNNNNNNNNNNNNNNNNNNNNNNNNNNNNNNNNNNNNNNNNNNNNNNNNNNNNNNNNNNNNNNNNNNNNNNNNNNNNNNNNNNNNNNNNNNNNNNNNNNNNNNNNNNNNNNNNNNNNNNNNNNNNNNNNNNNNNNNNNNNNNNNNNNNNNNNNNNNNNNNNNNNNNNNNNNNNNNNNNNNNNNNNNNNNNNNNNNNNNNNtttaaaaaaaaaaaaaaaaaagaaactacactaaaaatactattaaacacaaaaaaatcaaatttaaaaataagtaaaaaaaataataaagaaaataaacaaagaagaaagagctGGAACATGGGAATATTTTTTTCACATCTCTataatttgagaaaatgatgaaatagaTCCTcgaactttaactgaaaaattaattagtccactaaactttttaaatgtgcaattacaCCCGTCAACAATTTAATTTGATGCAATGAGGCACAAAAACTGGTTAATGACCTTCTATCACAGGTTATTAGGATTCTGATCACCTCCTGACGAAATTTTAGGTGAAAAAGTGATCGGCCACTGGCAAACGGTCGCCAATCACAGTGAAGGTACAGAAAATGCGACCTTGGTCGCCTTCTCGCTGGAAAAGTGACCGGCAAGTgaatgataataaaataaacaaataattagaatatgaattttgtaaaTTGATGggtccaccaaaaaaaaaaaaaaaaccatactattggaaaaaaatattgagGAAAAATCTCAACTTGTGATGCTGCTCTTAGTTAAAGGCACATATGGATGGTGGGAGATTTCGATCCTTCCAAACACCTTCAACTAGAGTGTTTTTATtcactaatttattaaaattatgtgtatatattatcacataaatattcttaatagttatttatcaattttcatctATTATTTACCATTAAAACTCCGCAgtacttttgaataataaacACTTTAAAACTCATCACTCTCACAGTAAAGTCTAATTAAGATACGTTATATATTGATAAAATATAACTCAATTAATGTGTATGTAACATGAAAGAAATTGCATTTTCTATGTTGCAATATATGATGTGCCAGCTGTCCTCTGTGGAGATTTTTGTTAGCGTAGCGACAATAGCAATCACTTAGATTGGTGTGTGGTTGTCCATTTGCCCTTCCATCATGCATTAATGAGTTGTGACATCAAACCTTCCCTTTAGGGAGGTGGTGggaggttaagaaagtagttatgaacagataatgcattgtaatagagttagtaatattcaaaacccttccctttatacgggaggtggtgggaggttgaaaaagtagttatgaacagatactgcattgtaatagagttagtagtattcaaaaaaaaatgagttgGTTAGTTAATAACTTCAactatcaattttattttggttttctAGCCTCACacttattttatgaaattatattacaccCATTTCTTCTGCTCTAATTTACATTACATGCATGCATTAGTAGTAGCCTCACCCTTTCAATTAACTCATCAAACCTCAATCTAATCAACAGTCAACACTCTATCAATTCAACAATAAACAAAGAATTATGTTTTCATTTGGTGATACAAACACTTGTCAAAAATCTTCTGAAAGAAACATGGTCACCCCTTTCTAGAGATTGTGTAATTTAAGGTTGAGCTCAGAACTGGAATACCATTCCGATAGTGTCCAAAATACTTCTAACTCAGCATAAGTGGAGAAACATAATAGTGCTACCAATTTTCATAGCTTTGGTTAATAGAAAATACTTATCCAACAGTATATATGAACCTTTTCCTGGATTTCTGCTTTTTTGAACCCTTCATTTTTTTGGGGAAGGGTTAAGTTAAGCCTAACTAAAGATAAGGAAGTAAAACAACTAAATACTCAACATAGCAAAATACCTTTGCCGAATATCACCTCCTTGCTCTCTTCTTTGGTTGTTTTGAAGCCAATGATTCAGAGTGATCTACGTCCAGATTTCGTTTACTCAACTGAGGAGATGGAGCAGCACCTCTCTTTGGGGGCCGACCAGAGCTCTTCTTTGACAGGCTGCCCTTTTCCTTAGTCTGCTGTGTTGCTTCAGGAGGTTTTGAAGACACAGGCTCTTTTCTTCCACTGCTCTTTCCACTTTCGTTTCTCTTCTTCTCGTATCCTCCTCCTCCTTTGCTATCAGCACTTAGCGGGGTGCTCTTTAATGCGTCCAGGAGTGATCCACTGTTTGAGGAAGAGCCTTGTTTCATTCGATTCAAGAAATTTGCTGCACTTCGTTTCTTCAAGTCCGTGCTAGATTTGTCATTAGTATTCTCACTTTTAGACTGGTGATTCTGGGGAGAAGGATCTCGCTCTCGCTTTCCTTGGGTTTTCTCTACAACTGCAGCTGAATTTTTGGTAGGGATGGTGGTACTGgaattcttttcatttctccTTGAGGTTGTGGAAGCTGAACTGAATCTATCGCGTGTTCTCTTCTTTGTGATTCTATTTTCCCCGGAATTGGTGACTGTTTGGGAAGGCTGCTGTTTTGAGTTTGTAACTGGTTTATCATCAGGTCTTCTTGCTATTTGTTCCCTCCTTTTATCAACTCCAGAAGAGGATCCTGATGATTTTGGAGTGATAGAACTGCGTTTACGGCAAACAACCAACGACCCCGATTGTTTTGTCTTCAGAAGCAGAGACTCAGCGGGCTTAGAATTTTCTTCCTTCGTCAGTGATGCGAGTTTTATAGACTTCTGCTTCACGGATGAGGAATAAAACTTGGCTCTTGGCAACTCATTGGAGACAAGCTGTCGAAGCTCCATTGCTGCGAGGAACTCTGATGTGTTCTTCCTGAAGAAGATGATGGCATTGTTTGCAAGAAGAAGTAAATCGCGAAAGAATTTTGCTTTGCAAACTAGATATCTGCCTTCTTCAAGCCATGCTCGAACCATTTCAAGATCAATATGTTGTCTGATTAATAGCTTATAATCTTCTGTTTCCTGCAAAATTTAAACAGCAACACCATTTCAGGCAGCATGGAAGACGGATTCTGTTGCTAGCTTTCATAAACAAATCcaaaatagaaagaaagaaagaaaaaggatcATAATTTAGATACAAAGTCACCAAATATGAGTATACAATAGTTAATCTATTAATCCAAGCAGACAAGAACAAGAAAATGAACATATGGTGTTGATCATCCACTATAAGCACCAGCTAGAAGTGAAGTCCAATCATTTTAAGGACTGCATTAATCATGATTCTGAGTAACCTATCCTGTACAGTCCAAACTCCAAAAGGAATTGGTAGAATCTGTCTTGAAATGTTTCAATTAAATTGCAGATAGCAGCCAGTACATCACTAAAACCACATCACAGACCTATGGAAAATGGAATGGGAATGTTCAGCATAAACTAATAATTCCAGTTTAAGCGTACTTGGATATACCCATCAATGTAACAttgaagagagatatatatatatataatacgacTAAACTAATTTGAGAATAACATTCAGTAAAATTGAGTTGCATATCACTGCAAGAATATCTTAAACTGTCAGActacaatataaaatttgtgTGGTTAGTTTATTAAATAGACAAGTATATTGTAtatcaattaaagaaacaagATGTTACAAGTCTACATCTCTACAGTATAAAATTTGTGTGTGGATAGTTTATTAAATAGACAagtatattgtatatttaattaaagaaacaaGATGTTGCAAGTGTACATCTATAATGCATATAACCCCCACACCCTTTTCCCAATTTATTAGTACTGTTTAATAAATACTGTAGTAGCTGAAGTAGTTATCACTAGCAAGTTCAGAGTAAATTCCCCTCCACTAAAACcaactaaaataaattaaaattggagACATTTTTGTGGTGGCGAAAAAAGAATGTCCAAATCATCATTATCCAGCATGCTGACACATAAGATTTGAAATCTCCAACATTAACACAATAGACAAAGAAAGTAAGCTGTCACACTTTAGACATTGCTTGCATACTTTGCCATTTTTTAAAAGCATTAAGAGAATGGAAAATGAAGTTATGACCTAAAAAgctagtgaaatattaataatcacATTAATGATGTATGAATTAGGAATACATCCTCCTGGGTTATACATAAGAGAGtctttgttttttatatatttctttaaaaacaaaataataataataataataataataataataataaaacattttattcatttctaaaaaccaAAACATTTAAAGACCGTTTCCTGTAAAATAGTTGTAGGAATGTATATGCAGAGAAAAACTTTCTACTCCGTAATAACTTTTCTAGacccaaaattttaaaagtggaCCACACAAGTAGTAACTTttccatattttaaattttgctaATTTTCCAACTACCAAACAACCTCTTATCGTAATCCATGGGCCAGGGCTTAAGTGTCACTGCATTGGTCATAATCTTGATACCGTACATTATTGCACCAATTATAGTTTAAAAGTCATTACCGCATTAACTCTTCCTCATTGTTTTAataatcattaattaaattatgaatatttaccttaattaaaaaaagttaatgaCA encodes:
- the LOC116029334 gene encoding uncharacterized protein LOC116029334 translates to MSETTSSTEFSKIECSDGVTLDARIFRPAAGEHKGGDSVVVVLVHPYSVLGGCQGLMKGMARGLADRGLTAITFDTRGAGRSTGRASLTGSAEVNDVVSVCKWATSNLSANRIVLVGSSAGAAIAGSAIDKVEEVVGYVSLGYPFGFTASILFGGHQKAILQSPKPKLFVMGTKDGFTSVHQLEKKLSNAAGNNQTHLIEGVSHFQMEGPAFDAQMVNLILHFISSF
- the LOC116029344 gene encoding uncharacterized protein LOC116029344 — translated: MAKSDGTADNTPVKEARWGTWEELLLAGAVNRHGTKSWDSVADELQKRSSVPTMLLSPESCRLKYLDLKRRFSSGEVNGVDDECGERTETAVPLLEELRRLRVAELRREVERYDISIVSLQLKVKTLTEERDRSLREDEKSDPAMSEKQEIRCEEKNEGDVEITPESDAGEPVTGDKDQQSMNESNSTDQKDANARTGTKDDGKHLEAILTGNVEDEPDKVKEGKPGREDSCNCSSNSVEKEPVHEVVKLKTEPVTDSTELLESVAESKGNEEGTKENSDVQSSASKSRKTGDADRSNRRSSSRDERANTNESPAVKEMPVEFQPLINFLEKIESNKHYALFMRRLESQETEDYKLLIRQHIDLEMVRAWLEEGRYLVCKAKFFRDLLLLANNAIIFFRKNTSEFLAAMELRQLVSNELPRAKFYSSSVKQKSIKLASLTKEENSKPAESLLLKTKQSGSLVVCRKRSSITPKSSGSSSGVDKRREQIARRPDDKPVTNSKQQPSQTVTNSGENRITKKRTRDRFSSASTTSRRNEKNSSTTIPTKNSAAVVEKTQGKRERDPSPQNHQSKSENTNDKSSTDLKKRSAANFLNRMKQGSSSNSGSLLDALKSTPLSADSKGGGGYEKKRNESGKSSGRKEPVSSKPPEATQQTKEKGSLSKKSSGRPPKRGAAPSPQLSKRNLDVDHSESLASKQPKKRARR